The stretch of DNA AAGCTTCATGTCCTTACCATAAAGCAGGTAGATAGAATTCAGAGAAATTTATTTAGGGCAGCACTGCCGAGAAAAAGAAATTGCCCATTCTTAGTTGGAACACCATCATTAAGCCTAAATATCAGGGGGGCTAGGACTCCAAGAAGCTTAAACGAATAAAAGGGCTAGCCACTCCAGCCTTTCATTCCATACTACTGATTCCATTTGGGCTAAAGTCCTAATAGCCAAACATTGTAGTAGCTAACACATAAGGAGAAAAGCCATGACTAGAACGAACTTAGCAATGCATTCTAGATGGCTGGAAATTTATACTCAGGCTTCCAGATGGGTAGTCCCTAATGGTAATAAAGTTAGATTTTTAACTGATTGTGGATACCTAACATGCCTCCCTTGACCAGTGTTCTACAAGGCTTTAGCTGAGGAAAAGGGAAGCAACTAAAATCTCTTCACTTTATAATAATGACACTTGAGatctaaataatattttttatcccATTCCAGAATCGATGtaacagaatgtacttgttataactgtggaaaattaggacatatagctaaagactgtaaagcacctagGAACCTAAAGAAAAAGCAAATAACCGAAATCATaattaatgatgaagaatatatgcagatggaatatatagattatgaactagatagtgaagatagtgtatatgaaatatcagatatagaagatgaaatagaagatgaaataattaaagaagatgatgaaacctaatgactgaaaaagaaatagaagtaataacacgagaagaatataaggatgaagaatcctcagaacaaaaaattatatttgataataatatatttgaacaaatagtaaaaataaaacagcaccacaattCGGATGTACAGATAcagataaatataataaaaaatggaaaacaaagaaatataataaatataagtcaaaatataaaaataaaaaaccaagaaaaagatattatgtaaaaaattatcaggctaaaagaccatttagaccaaaaaagaaaaaataatttctataacagtactattatatgatggataattataatttacatgtaagagattatcaggaatatattaatttagctactcatgattaTAGTGTGACATACCTGTTTTTGTAAGTTCTTGATATCTCCTTGTTGATCCATAGCTTTCATATCTTCTTGTTTATCCATAGCTTTCCTGTATTTTATCTTTTTGTATAttaagagaagaaagagagagaagagagttatttgtttttccttattttgttcttcaatttctgtagtcatactactaaattcttatggctatttcatatttgtataatatttctatatttgttgttgctatttcaccattaaattttttattacttcttaaGGTATCTATACTTATCAGAGCTATAGATTAAAAATGAATAAAGAAGAATTTGCCATAGACGAAAAAACATATGAAAATCAAGAtggattgaaaataaaaataatattttcaaatttaggcaGAAGATATTAAAAAAATAGGAGACCAATTATACCTAATAATAGAAAAAGTATCAAAAATTcaaattcataataagtgccaattattcaatagcaataaacgataAGAATATAGACaaatcattagtattatactggaaaatatcaggaatagaattaacacctggaagtaagatatttacagctagatgtaaaaatctatacgtcttaacaacaaaacataaaatagcagcaaaaaataaaattaataaaatcaaaatagaaaacccgtttgaaagaatagttacagttattgacAATAATGAATATAGCTATAAAGAGATTGACATGGAAGAAGATCTATTTTTAgtgttctttctttatttttagtgtcctttctatttttatttaatttcatttataatttagtcagatgtaaaagctttttcataatattctttttgtagtggaattagtctaattatttcttttaagctttctaatatatattctatatattctatatcttgggttctttgataTCCTTCTATATTAGTTTTTACTAGATTTGTTAGTAATTTTATACTGTCGGTAGTTTGTTgctcctccataactatgattactcgaatctgtttctacaatataattaaatttcttgttctcatctgggaagtataattttggtagtttcttacacaatattttaatcttccttatttgttccttatctttttcatcgAATCCATATTCTACGTCCTTTTTTAAATACAACAATTAGAAGAaacaaaaaacacaaaaattatagcattagaaaaagaattaaacatgttaaaagcactatatgaaaacaagcaaagagagaaaaataaagaaatagaattaacagatgagataaataaatttaaacaaatattacaaccaGAAAAAATTCCCAGAATTGATGAAATAGatagaattgaagaaataaataacaatataaatgaccaaaagtcagaatcaagtgaaataagtgaaacatatacagaacttttagaaaatatagaaaaaataaaaaatgtagaaATAAATACAGGAGATGTAGATATGGATGAAAAACCTAGTACATCTTTCAAACGggttttctattttgattttattaattttattttttgctgctattttatgttttgttgttaagACATATAGATTTTTATATCTAGCTGTAAATATCTTacttccaggtgttaattctattcctgacatttttCAGTATAATACTAATAATTTTGTCTATATTCTtatcgtttattgctattgaataattggcacttattatgaatttgaatttttgatatatgagatttccttttattgcacttattatgcttttttctataggttgaattattctatcatctgctaaatatatttctataggggtatctattccttcCCTAAAATATGCTTTTATTAgtatttcagttcctcctaggtgtacatatttaattgggttttttTTTTGTAAGAGTCATTACAAAATGACTCTTActgttcatgaacgacctttactgttcatgaaactgactcttactattcatgaacgacctttactgttcatgagactGACTCTTACTTTTGTAAAGTAAAGAactatttactttacgacttttacaaaaaataaaataatattatttaaaaaagaaaagaatctaaATCTTTTACTTTATCTTGTCTGCCATAGTTTTTTGTCTTCTTCTCGAttattccagttgtacgtctggaacaatgttatcttctcctttgcattttgagcatatgtggtctggatatttgtgactgattagcttgcaatatcttgttaacAGTTCTGGAGAGATGAAATTCGTCCTTATAGCTCTTGTAGTTATAGGTTGTTCTGGTTTTAAAAGACTTAAGACCCATTGTCTTAATTCCTCCATATCTGCTTCTCGTATTTCTCTGCaatttgaatatatcattgtttgttctcttgaataataattccaaatagcattctgatttaggtagttgtttgctagctcatttagtatagtggatattccaataatccttttatttgcataaaagtgtggaatatttattttttctatctcttcttgttcttctattttttctggTACTAGCATTTCCcttgtaagtccgatcttgataacttgtatgataGGCTTTATCTCTTCATATAATATCTCCGCTGTGGCTGAATAAAATCGTATATAGAATAATGTTCCTTTAGTTATTCTTTTGTATTGCATAAATGCTCTGTGTAGCTCCGGTATGGTAGCCATCTCCTGTCCTGTTTGTGTATATACAGTATCTAGTAATCCATAATTGTAGCAGGTGGCtactagttttgcatttgtatttggtagggctattaatttattgtatcctgttagataatgggtaatataatcttcatttggattctgggtagtttgggatcttgggtttttgtttaaaaagttttgtattttgtgtatgttgtctatatatgtacgggttatatggttgtatgtctttttggcttggttcagactttctttgtaggtatttatctgtggtggtaggaatatttcgttctgggtattttggatatttttctgtacgaatggttttgaaaataaattgttcATATTTATGTTTGTGTATCTgggtttaatttcttccttcttctttgcagatgaactgctagttgtgctgcttcctgcaactgtatttaacaaactgttatgagtttttaggtgtttctcaacgtcaccttctagctctggaattttagagacttccgatcgtcttatctcTGCATTTTTTGAGTCATGCTGCTGACTACTAGCTGTTTTTCTTATTATCTGTATCTCTTCATCCATACTTTCCACTTTCTTACAAAGTGTAGTCATAGCTAAGAGTAGATTTTTCATTGTAT from Nicotiana tomentosiformis chromosome 11, ASM39032v3, whole genome shotgun sequence encodes:
- the LOC138901173 gene encoding uncharacterized protein; this translates as MTTLCKKVESMDEEIQIIRKTASSQQHDSKNAEIRRSEVSKIPELEGDVEKHLKTHNSLLNTVAGSSTTSSSSAKKKEEIKPRYTNINMNNLFSKPFVQKNIQNTQNEIFLPPQINTYKESLNQAKKTYNHITRTYIDNIHKIQNFLNKNPRSQTTQNPNEDYITHYLTGYNKLIALPNTNAKLVATCYNYGLLDTVYTQTGQEMATIPELHRAFMQYKRITKGTLFYIRFYSATAEILYEEIKPIIQVIKIGLTREMLVPEKIEEQEEIEKINIPHFYANKRIIGISTILNELANNYLNQNAIWNYYSREQTMIYSNCREIREADMEELRQWVLSLLKPEQPITTRAIRTNFISPELLTRYCKLISHKYPDHICSKCKGEDNIVPDVQLE